The DNA sequence GGCCCCTGGGGGCTCACAGCTCCTGGACACCTATGTAATCAGCAGCTAGTAAACACAGTATGGTGGGGGTGAAGTTCAGCTCGAGCCTCTGGAAAGGCTCCCGTCTGTCCCGCCCTCAGGTCttttttctggctttattgTGTCAACAGCTCAGTGACGTCCGGCTGATATTTGTGTAACCTAAATTTATTTCTTGCGGATCAAACGAGCACTCCTTCCTGCGGAGGGGGGCTGACTGGTGGAGATGTGGACCACACCTTTGTTCAAAGTCTAGCTGGAGAAGGTTTAAGAAGCAGAGCAGACAAAAACAAGCTGAAGACTAACCACAGAACGGTCATTTTACTTTGTTAACGTGATAATAGTGTTCGTATTTTATTGACTTGTTCAGCAGCAATTTTATGGgtggggagtgtgtgtgtgtgtgtcgggggggggggtcgAGCACGCTGACAGGAGGTGGAACTGgatttcattctttctttctagGGTTAGTGTAGGTGTGTCATGTTTTACAGTGAAACTAAATTCTATGAATGTGTACGTTTTTTGTATCATGACAGCAGCAGAAATTAgagtatttaaataaatacacaaaataattaacactgaaCTGCAGCAGTGAGTCTCCGCAGGCAGTCAGGAATATTAACCAGACCGATACTAATGACCTATACTTTTCCCCGTTGACCAATAACAAGCCGTCCTGCAGACCCAAGCTCTGATTGGACGGAGAGCCAAAGAGTCAAAAGCTTTTCAGAGCTGAAGGGAAACATCTTCAGGTAAAGTCCAGctgtgacctggatgactgagaccTTCACttgaagctcctgaaaactctgcagagaacacTTCCGCTGATAACACCTCGAACCTCTGACaagcacttcctgtgctcttcttcttctgtctccctacagttctcttgtattgattgcattATTTGTTTACTCTTACATCTTCCTCCAGGTATTTACCCCACTGATGCTGTACACGCTAACAGCTCTTACTAGCATCTATTAtgcttgtagatctcttactttactgatgcttgtGTGTTGTTCTTCAAACGtcagtcactttggataaaagcatctgccacaTGAGGAAATGTAAGGGGAAATGTGGAGGTGAAACATCTAGAGTTCACAAAAAATGATTTAGTAAACAGCTTCTCAGATGTAAAGATTTgtaaaagacatttttcactgcgcaacattttatagaccaaaccaTGAATTATAAAGATTCAGATCCTCTGATGATCCTCTGACCAACCTCCATGAAACCGTGATCTTACACCGTTTAATTTAGCAAAGCATCTGTCTGTCACCACGGTGACGGCTGTTCTCTACTGCTCAGGTGACCCGAGGACTAGTTTGGAAAGGTTTCCACCGTAAATCTCTTTCTGTGCAGATTACACAGAGTGTGATTAATCTGCAGATCTGATTATCTTGTTAGCTACCACACAAAGAGCCCAGAACCAGCTGGCcgttaacacacagacacacacacacacacacacacacacacagatccataAACTAATCAGACCTCATTTTCACGGTGCTCTGATAACAGAGGCTGGGACAAAAACACTCGTAACCTGTGAACACACTGACCTCTCGCTGCCGTTTCCCTCACTctgacttttattgtgaaggggAATCCCAACCcacttgacacacacacacacacacacacacacacacacacactcagtcagAGGTCTTTAAAACACACAGCGACAGCgaacatttacacacaaaagaTTACGAAAGTTTTCCGTTTAACCTCTCACTGCCTGGTTTCCCCCCAGAGTCTCTCCTTCAAGTTAAACTTACATTTACAAACTGTTACAGAAGTTCCACTGCTGCAACGAtgtttcatttcaacatttaaaaacaggcGCGGGAAGTTTTGTTAAAACAATGAGAGGTTTTGTTCTAATTTGAGGGAAAATGTTGCTCATGTAAAATAAGTTaataagtttttaaaaatgtgttttgtcaaaatgtgaTGAGGAAGCTTTCAGCCTTTCCTCCAAAACTAACTTTATTTTCAGGAAAGATTTTTATAATAAAGTCCAAAGTGTAAACTGGTTTTCATGCTTTCAGACGAGCAGAAGGTTTAAAGTTCCTGCACGAGTTAAATCTATTTTCCAGACTCTTAAAGTCATGAAGCCAAATCTAACAAACAGCTGAAACTTTTCCCAGAAAGTTCATGTTTTTTGCACCAACAACTCCTACAAAGCACCGTCTTACTTCCATTCAAGGATGTGTGGAAACAACTCTACATCCTAAATTAACCAGCCACACACACCTGAGAGAGTGGGAGGAGCCTCCTCTTACCTGTGATCAATACGGCCTTGCCGTGGGCCGGCAGGGCAGCGGGCGGCGGCGCCCTGGCAGCAGAGTAGAAGCAGCAGGTGAGGCCgagcagcaccagcagcagcacgGCCGGCAGGCAGAACGCCCACAGCCGCTCCACCAGCACGGTGGCCCCCAGCCAGGCCACCAGCGGGGGGGCGGCGCTCAGGTGGGATGCCAATATCTTCTTCATAGCTCCAACAATGAACACGGTCAGAACACCCAGGTAAATCCAGAAGGGAAGAGTGTAGTCGTCCATCATTAGAGGAGAGTGAGAGGAGACTCCTGattcacctgtctgtttctttactttcagatttacctgtctgtctgttttctgtcttatttacctgtctgtctcttttctgtctcatttacctgtctgtctgcatgaagttaaaagagaaggagaagaagaataaATCTGCTTCGGTGCGATCTCCCTTCGGTCAGTGTGTATGTCTCTCTAccgctctccctctctgctcttcACACTCGGTGTGTGTCGGTGGAGTAGCTGCAGagctcgtccctctctctccctccgtctCTCTGAATATATAGGAGAGCTGCAGGAGGTGGAGCCACAGCCTGCAGCCCTGCATCTAATCTgcagcccacacacacaaagtaacacacacacacacacacacacacactaacacacacccagggagtaacacacacacacacacacacacacacacacacacacacacacacacacacacacacacacagggagtaACAAACACACANNNNNNNNNNNNNNNNNNNNNNNNNNNNNNNNNNNNNNNNNNNNNNNNNNNNNNNNNNNNNNNNNNNNNNNNNNNNNNNNNNNNNNNNNNNNNNNNNNNNAGAGAGATTTGTTTGCGTCTAGTTATGCCAATGTTTGGACATGGAACTGGATTCAAGGTTTCAGGGTAATCTTGGAGCTTATTTCAGATCTGTGATTTAGAAAGTAGAATTTgtgtcacacacgcacacacagagtcacacacacacacacacacacacacacacacacacacacacacacacacagggagcaacaaacaaacacacacacacacacacacacacacactcacacacacagggagtaacaaacaaacaaacacacacactcacacacacagggagtaacaaacaaacaaacacacacacacacacacacacagagtatcacacacacacacacacacacaaacacatacacacacaaagagtaacacacacacacacacaaaggaagtaacacacacagtaacacatacacacagggtgtaacacacacagtaacacacacacacacagggagtaacacacacagtaaaacatacatacacacacagagtcacacacacacacacagggagtaacacacacagtaacacatacatacacacacagagtcacacacacacacgcacacacagagtcacacacacacacacacacacacagggagtaacacacacagtaacacatacatacacacacagtcacacacacacacacgcacacagagagtcacacaaacacacacacacacacacatacacacatacatagggtgtaacacacacagtaacacacacacacacacacacacacacacacacggtgtaacacacacagtaacacgcgcaaacacacacacagagggtgtaacacacagtaacacacacacacacacacacacacacacacacacacacacacacagggagtaacacacacagtaacacatacacacacacagtaacacacacagggagtaacacacacagtatcacatacacacacacagtaacacacacagtaacacacacacactcacacagtaacacatacacacgcatatGGGTTTACATGGTTTAGCTGGACATTTTCTTCAAACCCGCCCGTTGGTGGTTTAGATGGGCTTCCCTTTCCTGAGGTCCTACAGCTATGGGAGTTAGGTTAAAACACTCCAAAAAACAATTCAGCTCAGTTTAGATGTCATACATTCCCATCACAACATCATACACCCTCATACACATCAACTTAACTCAGTGGTGGTTTATGGAGACAGTTCTGCTTTTGACAAATATGTGACTTATAAGGACCAAAGAACATTATGGGGTCTTTCGGATGTCACTCCTCATtaacataaatacacattaaGCTGACTGCACACAGCATTAAGTGGAacagtcattttatttattattttatcatttatttattgtataaaGATGAAATATCACCATTCTGTTAGGAGGGGACACTGACTATCAGCCAGGCAACAGCTTGTCACACAACAGAACAAGAGCCATAACTGTCTTTAACCCACATTATCTTTCTTGCTAAAGTCTAGTCTTATTACGCAATTACAAAAACCCATGTTGGAAACAGATGGATTTGTAAAACAAATGAAGGTATCAGCACAACCAGAACACTCACACAAAAACGATGCAGCTTTTGGAACTGATCCTGACTGATGTCTACTCTTCATTCTTTCAAAACTTTAgacagtattttgatgtcaggaatatgatttatctTAGTGACAGTTTAGGTTTTTTCAGCAAGATAGAGATTTTTTACTGACTTTACTGCTATCGAACATTGCAGATTTTCCTTATATTGTTCAGGCCTGACTGTCGCAGGTCAGTTGGCCCTCTTTCACAACCATCCTTCCATCACTGCCAATGTCACTAGAAACTGAAACGAATTCATTTTAACCAACACACCAGAAAGAGGGCCAGAGAATGCACTTACGTAGGATCAAGCGAGAGGAgacattcatttttcatttggtATTTATATTATGTAATTCTGTGTCATTTATTATCAGTAACAAGCAAGGTGAATCATATGAATTTGTCCAATGTGAGTTGAGCAGACTCACACATCTGTtgtttaaaaggaatttaatgACTATCACTAAAGGTGGTGTGGGTGTGATGGAGGAAACATGCAGATATGATgggaacacaaacagaaaacagtaaGAAAGTTCAACAAAGTGAGTTACTTCTTGTTTTATAATCCAACAGAGCAGATGTTTTCATGCAGAGAAATCTATGCTtgcttaataataaaaacagattgcTGTATTCACAACTTTATTAATCAGTCGTATATGAATGAAACGTGTATTTCACACAAACATGAAGTTTTAGTATTGATACACAACACTGTTTAACTAAACACAACAAACTCAACCAAGCATGTCACATATTGTCCCTCCACAGGTTACTCAAGGAAACTGTCTGCTTCTGAAAGAACGTGAAGCTGATTTCTGAAAATACAGAACTATAGTAGTTCTTCTTTACTCTTGTCAATACCTGTACTTTTCCTTAAGtcaaagaaactttttttcagCATTTCTGTGACTGCCTTTTTGCAGATATTCCTCTGTTTCTGACAAAGTCACAAATATTTTGCACAGTTCTTTGTGCTAGAACAGACCCTTCTGCCAGCTTGCACTGTTCGCACTCAATTTTGGTGGCCAGCATTCCTTTTTTTATCTGATCTCTGAAATGCCGCATAACTGCTGCAACCTCAACCTTTGACCACGCTTTTTTTGGCATTCTTCTGGACCCATGTTGTTGACCAGCAACTTTTCCAGAAACATACAAAGTAGAAAAAATCATCACACAAAACGAAAATAAAATGTGGAGACATCAAAACTGTTATTCAATTCAACAAAATCCACTTTACTGGTCGCTGATGAAAATTCTTGAAAACTCGCTTGAAGTTTTTAACTGATGTAATTTTACCAATTAGACTGGTCCCTACTAGAGTGTCCACACTTTGTATTACAGTAGTCAGAATGAACTTTTTGGCTCTGTACTCACAACACACTGGCTTTGGAATTAAATAAAAGACTATGTGGTTTATGGACCGACTGAAATTGTATTGCATTTACATCCAAATTTGATAAACGGTGTAGGAAATGGGCATGAAAGTTTATAACATGAACAATACTACTGTTCACCTGGTGATATTCAAGATGGATTATTAGACTGCAAAGACTACACCCACGTCTGCATCCCCAGACATGGAGAGacctctgttgtgaagtttgtggacgacatcaccatcatcagccgaacgatgagacttcatattgggaggaaattgataaATTGATTGTaaagtggtgctcagagaacaacctactgctcaacatcagcaaaaccaaggagctgatcattgattttaggaagaaggagataaagacacacactcgtgtctacatcagtggagctgaggtggagcaggtgaatagGGGTGCAACTATTCAACGTAGTCGACGaaaattgattattaaattcgTTGCCAAATTTGTTCTTGATGTCATCGGGCCGTAGCGACACCGTCAGCCTAACAgagtaaagtgatgtgaacagtaactttaaagttactaaaacatcAGCGCTAcagtaacaccttcacaacctaaaacctccacagtgtggcagcatttcactcttcactcagccaGAAAGGTCGTGAACTGCAGCAAAGCTGAGCTCTCCTGGAATCACCGGAGCGTCTGAAGAGGAGGCACGAAACGTTGCatctctgtggatgatgaagactcatctcggtaagctagttagcgagcTACCTTCACGTTAAAGCCGTGTTACTTCACGTTATgagctgaaatgttttttatacaattggtcaatttgattgattgttacAGTAATGGAGCTGTGAGTAGCACATGATTACGGCTGTTTTCACATTCTAGATGAGCCCTGACATTACAATCATAAACGATGCATCGCTAATGGCGACGTTCCCAGAGAACATGTTGCTGCCGAGTGCGCAAGATTAGATaccggacaatttcatactttctaaagaagagaaaacagttccTCTGTCTGTGCGTGAGGCGGCGGCTAATCCGCCCAAAACTCCTTTAAAAGGAgtcttgactgttaattagcacatgcctaaaacaacctcaggtttaatttaaaggCTAATAGCTATATGAAAggcattgtgtcattttgcGATTCATGATCCGAGTAGTCGATTATTCATTTCAATAATCGATAGATTAATTGACTATTAAAATAGTCGTTAGTTGTAGCCCtacaggtgaacagtttcaggttcctgggaatcagcatcacagagaacctaacatggtcgtctcacatctccacgctggtgaagaaagctcagtaATGAAATTTCTTCAGGAAGCtcaagaaggccaaattcccacgccaagttcttgtcagcttttacagaggagcaatagaaagcgtcctgactggaaacatccctaacatgggatgtgcatggcccaggaccggagggctctgcagcgggtgattcaaactgctcagaagatcattggtacccatctcctgagcatcagtgatatcagtaaggtgaggtgcctacagagcccaaaggatactaaaggacagaacccacccagccacagcctgttcaccctgctgccttctgggaagagatatagaagtttctgatgctgcaccaccagactgcagagcagctttcccccccaagctatcagactcttaaactctaattcatcctcagcactgctccagtgatgatagtttatttctgtttaccattttttacAATTGACTGtttattgtctgctatgtagcagaagtgagttacaaactcaatttaattctataacttgttatactGTGACAATACATCTACCTACCTACTAAATTGACCACATGTAATTATAATATCTAAGAGGTAGAGACAGGACATAGAGTATAGCACTTTAACCAGGGAAAATGCATACTTGCTGACATGTGTTTCCATGATTACCAAATTATTTGCATAAATACATGCATGGCTTAACCGATCAATTATAAGCTTGCTTCCTGAACACATTTCAAGATCAGAAAatcaaaataatgttaaaatgacatATCTGGTCTCAAAAAAATCGGGGGTTGCTTGGAGACCTGCGACAGAGCAGTAGGACTACGGGCCGGTGACAgagcagctgggctggaggCCAGTGACAGAGCAGCAGGACTAGGGACCGGCGACAGAGCACCAGGACTGGGGACCAACGACAGAGCAGCAGGACTATGGACAAGCGAAAGAGCAGCTGGGCTGGAGACCGGTGACAGAGCAGCAGGACTATGGACCGGCGACAGAGCAGCTGGGCTGGAGACTGATGAAAGAGCAGCAGGACTAGGGACCAGCGAAAGAGCTGTAGGATTATGGACCAGCGACAGAGCAGCTGGGCTGGAGACCAGTGACAGAGCAGCAGGACTATGGACCGGCGACAGAGCAGCTGGGCTGGAGACTGGCGAAAGAGCAGCAGGACTAGGGACCAGCGACAGAGCAGCAGGACTGGGGACCAGCGACAGAGCAGCAGGACTATAGACGAGCGAAAGAGAAGCTGGGCTGGAGACCGGCGACAGAGCAGCAGGACTAGGGACCAGCGACAGAGCAGCAGGACTGTAGACGAGCGGAAGAGCAGCTGGGCTGGAGACCGGCGACAGAGCAGCAGGACTAGGGACCAGCGACAGAGCAGCAGGACTGTAGACGAGCGGAAGAGCAGCTGGGCTGGAGACCGNNNNNNNNNNNNNNNNNNNNCAGCAGGACTAGGGACCAGCGACAGAGCAGCAGGACTGTAGACGAGCGGAAGAGCAGCTGGGCTGGAGACCGGCGACAGAGCAGCAGGACTAGGGACCAGCGACAGAGCAGCAGGACTGTAGACGAGCGGAAGAGCAGCTGGGCTGGAGACCGGCGACAGAGCAGCAGGACTAGGGACCAGCGACAGAGCAGCAGGACTGTAGACGAGCGGAAGAGCAGCTGGGCTGGAGACCGGCGACAGAGCAGCAGGACTAGGGACCAGCGACAGAGCAGCAGGACTGTAGACGAGCGGAAGAGCAGCTGGGCTGGAGACCGGCGACAGAGCAGCAGGACTAGGGACCAGCGACAGAGCAGCAGGACTGTAGACGAGCGGAAGAGCAGCTGGGCTGGAGACCGGCGACAGAGCAGCAGGACTAGGGACCAGCGACAGAGCAGCAGGACTGTAGACGAGCGGAAGAGCAGCTGGGCTGGAGACCGGCGACAGAGCAGCAGGACTAGGGACCAGCGACAGAGCAGCAGGACTGTAGACGAGCGGAAGAGCAGCTGGGCTGGAGACCGGCGACAGAGCAGCAGGACTAGGGACCAGCGACAGAGCAGCAGGACTGTAGACGAGCGGAAGAGCAGCTGGGCTGGAGACCGGCGACAGAGCAGCAGGACTAGGGACTGGCGAAAGAGCAGTAgtaaccgctctaagctggtttaagtactatttatcagatcaatctcagtttgtacatgttaacgttgaatcctccatgcatgccaacgTCACGGAGTTCCACAAAAATCTGCACTGGAACTGTGgagatggggcagtggataagacacatacctttggtgtgagagacccagattcaattccccactgtgacccatccaccattgtgtccctgagcaagacacttaacccctagtttctccagaggtgtgcgacctctgacatgtatagcaattgtaagttgctttggataaaagcgtcagctaaatgaattaatgtaatggaaccaatcctgttcacgttattttaaattcaattttatttatatagcaccaaaccacaacaacagttatctcattgcgcttttcatatagagcaggtttAGACTGGACCATTAGTTCTGACCACATCCCAAACCTGCAGGaccctccaccatgcttcatgctgccctgcagacactcattcttgtTCTGCTCTCCAGCCCTTCTGTTAACAACAtgccttctgctgcagccagACATTTCACATGTGGACTCCTGCTACCGTTTTTCTACTCCAAGTTCCTGTGTTTCCTGCAGAGTTGAGTCTCTTGGTTCATGTCAGAAACCTTTTGGCTGCAAGTCTTACATAAAGGCCACTTCTGAACATACTTCTGTGGACAGTAGATGATGgaccagggtcccactgtttcCTGATGCTGTgccagggtcccactgtttaTTGATGGTGTACCAGGCTCCCACTGTTTCCTGATGGTGTACCATGCTCCCAGTGTTTCCTTAGTTTCCTGAAGGTTTGCTAGGGTCCCACTGTTTCCTGATGATGTACCACGGTTCCACTGTTTCCTGATGATGTACAAGGTTCCCACTGTTTCCTGATGAtgtaccagggtcccactgttttctgatgATGCACCAGGGTTCCACTGTTTCCTGATCGTGTACCAGGGTTCCACTGTTTCTTGATGATGTACCAGGGTTCCACTGTTTCCTGATTAtgtaccagggtcccactgttttctgatgGTGTACCAGGGTCACTGTGTTTCTTGATGATGTACCAGGGTCACTCTGTTTCTTGCAGCTCTGAACTGACGGCTTTGCTGGACATCTTCAGGCTGTGATGAGCAGTcagcatgatgtgtctttcatctgcagCAGGATGTATTTGCATCTCCGGTCCTCAGCGCTGCCCATTTCTTTGTACTACAGAAGAGCTTATCAGCACATCTGGAAATATGTGTCTGCCTTGGAACGTCTGcttgggagagaccttgctaataataataataataataataacttataatTATATAGTTCCTTTCACAAGacccaaggacgctttacacataattgtagagacagagcaacaaaaagtCATTCAGGGTTGAATGCTTTTGTGAAGAGGTGGGTTTTTAGAAGATTTTTGAAGgtgtccagagagggagcactttggatctctgtggggatggagttccagagggtgggggctgCGACactgaaggctctgtccccaaatgtctgcagtctggtgtgggggacagagagcaggccCTTGTCGGTGGACCGCAGGTTCCGTGAGGGGGGGTCGGGGTGGAGAAGGTCCAGTAGGTACTGGGGGGCAGTGGCATGGAGAGATTTATAGGTGAGGAGTAGGATTTTGTAGGTGATATGTGCGTGAGAACCCGGGCAGCCGAGTTCTGGACTTATTGTAGCCTGTTTTGATGCATTATAACTATTGTgtgtcttgtctcggtcttgtcATATCGTCTGACAaagtaaactgtcttcagcaccttgttagctgagtttagctgttcctcacccagttgtattcctcctacgCAGCTGTTTATCTTCCACTTAATGATCGTGTTTCATCCTCCATATTGAATttatgatcattagcacctgtttgctttaattgtttaataaaACACCTGATGATATGCCTAAAGAATCCATGACTTTCTGCAGGTGTACCTGgaagaactgatgctgtttgaagAAAAAGGgaggtcacaccagatactggtTTCATTTAGATTTTCTTATGgccactcactttgcattttgttaattgataaatataatccaTTACATGTCTGTTtgtgaaagcattcttactttaaaccattttttcaaaacttttgcacagtacATGAATACATGAATCTGAAATTTTGTTACCATGGCACATCCAGCATATGGAGGAGAGTCAAATACTCCTCCGTGCTCTCTGCTTAGAAACGGAGATCTGCCTCTGTCAGTGGACGGCCAGTCTTCGCTTTCACAGGAAGACCAGTGGTCACATGGTGTGGTGGATTAACAATGCTTTGTTGACATTTACATTCTGGGAAGCAGCAGTGAAACACCACGACCTAAAAACTCACCTTTGACATGTCAGCTTGAAAACTCTCAAAGCAAGGCAAGCTTattttatatagcacactgcAGAAACGAGGCATTTCAAAGTGCtttgcataaaacataaaagcaacactgTCTGCAGCACCGTGTTAGCTGAGTTATGATGAGTTTTAATTAAGTTTTATTAAGTTCTCTTTTATcaaattgatttttaaatatatgaataatCTCGCTCCAGCTGTACtttgtccatatgtgacaaaaGCAAATACTAATAGAATCGCCACTAGGGGATCAGAAAATAGCAACTGCAAGGTGGCACAGCAAAAAAGTCATCCTTCTCTGTAAAAGGGATACATTTTTGGAATGCCCCaccaacagaaataaaaacacaaaccaatctgaaaacatttaattaaaaggtGAAACACTGGCTGAAACAAAACCAGATCTGTAATCACTGATCATGCCCTTGTGCAGACGCACTTATAAATGGACATATCCATACGGATAGAGATAtagacactaacacacacacacacacacacacacacacacacacacaaacacagatatatgtataaaatgtgactatttattttgttttttttctcctgactggtgtgtttttgttgtttgtttgtggttgttCGTTTCTGTTTTCTTGGTAATGGTGATGTATGTAGCCTAACCAGGGACAGGGGTTGCAAATTAGCTTCAGCTAGAATCCCTATATGCAACACATCTGTTCAAGTTACTGTAAcctgttacagtgtgtctctTTTGCATTGTCCCtgacaaataaacaagaaagaaagaaagaaagtcttCAGTCGTGATTGAAAAGAACTGAgcgtttcagcagacctgcaggtttctgggagtttgttctaGAAATATGGAGCATAAAAAGTGATTGTTGCTCCTCCAGGTTTAGTTTGGGACAGAACGCAGACCTGATCCGAGACCACCccagaggtctggatggttcataatgaagcagaagatcagaaattaattttggtgtgtttgtttttaggaGTACGGGGCTGTCGG is a window from the Micropterus dolomieu isolate WLL.071019.BEF.003 ecotype Adirondacks linkage group LG20, ASM2129224v1, whole genome shotgun sequence genome containing:
- the LOC123959250 gene encoding uncharacterized protein DKFZp434B061-like, coding for MVHHQETVGAWYTINKQWDPGTASGNSGTLVHHLLSTEVCSEVAFIPAALPLVYSPAALSLVPSPAALSPVSSPAALPLVYSPAALSLVPSPAALSPVSSPAALPLVYSPAALSLVPSPAALSPVSSPAALPLVYSPAALSLVPSPAALSPVSSPAALPLVYSPAALSLVPSPAALSPVSSPAALPLVYSPAALSLVPSPAALSPVSSPAALPLVYSPAALSLVPSPAALSPVSSPAALPLVYSPAALPAALPLVYSPAALSLVPSPAALSPVSSPAALPLVYSPAALSLVPSPAALSPVSSPASLSLVYSPAALSLVPSPAALSLVPSPAALSPVSSPAALSPVHSPAALSLVSSPAALSLVHNPTALSLVPSPAALSSVSSPAALSPVHSPAALSPVSSPAALSLVHSPAALSLVPSPGALSPVPSPAALSLASSPAALSPARSPTALSQVSKQPPIFLRPDMSF